The following DNA comes from Astatotilapia calliptera chromosome 6, fAstCal1.2, whole genome shotgun sequence.
ATTCAAAATATACTCCTCTTCTGGatgtgaaaacacatttataactcagaataaaaaataatgatagtgatatttttttcatttgcggTATATATTGGAATGAAATacaatcaatcagtcaatcatcattatttttttcagcctTTTATTCATAGTTTGGTTTCATACTTATCCAAAGGCTCGTGCACTGTGTAAAGATGAgcattttctgcattttgcaATGTTTCGATTTATAATGagatgaaaacaaagagaacTCCCCAGAAGAAACTAGCGTGCACTTTAACAACTTAGAAGCTCAGGTGAGGGGAGCACAGGTTACTGAACTGTTTCCACTTGGGTGGCCTCAGAGGAGGCGACCACCTGTCCATCAACAATTTCCTCGATGATTGTCTTCACTCGTTTTTCAATGTGGGGTTTACGCTCTGCAAAGACAATGCATCGCATCACTATAGTGTAAAGAGCTTATTTCAGTTTTACTGCGACAAGATCTGAAGTTCTGGTTCAGTGAGTGATGGAGATTCTTACCTTCCACTTCTACGACCTTGCTGATGACCACCACCCTAAGAAGAgcgtaaacatttttttaaaaacatttttgtttgctttaattGATAATCGATTAAAAacagatacatttttaatttcttactCCTTTTTTTCATAGTGCTCTCCTTCTAGCAGCCTCCTATATTCAGCAATCTCCATTTCCAGCCTCATCTTGATGTCCAGTAGCTCATTATATTCTGTTTGCACCCGCAGAAGAGAGGCCTTCAGCTCCTGCAGCTCAGTCTCCAGGGTGGAGATGGTGACCTGCAGTTGTTGAAGCTGAAGACTATAGCGACTTTTCACTTCCTCCAAATTTTCCTGTAGGCATGTAATCTGCAGGACAGAGAGGTTACAACAGCTCCATGTGAGTACAGTCAGTGGGAAGAATCATTTCCTCTCTGTTACAGCAAATTAATATATGTCCTGATATGTTTGGAAAAAactgatttaattttttaatcatTCCCCTTGCGCTAACAATTAAAACATTACGAACCTAATGTGCTTCAAATAGCAAAAGTAATTTTAACCAGGCTCGACATCTGCTGATGTCAACCAGTATGAAGCATTTCCCAATCAAATGTAGGGAAGCTATATGTATATTTgtcctttatttgttttattaatgtttttttcatgtgtttgtttgattttttgcaACATACTTTTTGGCTATTTTCTCATTTAACTCAGCTTTTGAGCAGAAATACACCACCaacattattttgaaattcataaGTTCATGAATATGGTTTTTCATGACTGTTATAAACAGGGGGAATTAAAATAGCAGATAACTCTTAATTCCTTAAACATTTAAGGGGTGATTAGTGTTCTGTTATTGTTTCAGATGATGCATTTTATATTCTAggattctatttttttttttcatttgcttgctcagtcactatgtgttaatagacctctctgcgcTGAAccacacttgttattaatctctgtctctcttccacagcatgtctttatcctgttttccttctctcacttcAACCGTCTTGAGTTTCTTGCCACATTGCAAAATGTCACAATGATTTTAGTTAAAAAATATTGAAAGGTCATGATCACATGTGAGTTCATAAAATACGGCAGTTATGTTATGTCGTAGTGTTGAATActgattatattttttaaatgagcctCCAAggcaatgtttgtttgttgtctcTCCTCTCCTTGTTTCTCTTTCCTGCCTCCTCTGCTTGCAGCTGTGTCACCAAGATACCAGAGATAGGTACaatatgagaaaaaaagagcGGGTCTGCTACTTCTCAGCTTCAGCAAGCTGAGATTATTAGACCTAACACTGCGATGTGCATTTGGCTTCAGTTACAAAACCTTCATATCCAGTACTTTTGGGTTGTTATTCCATACCTCTGTGTGTGCGCTTTGCCGGCTTATCATCAAACTTTGGTAGGTCTTCTTCAGAGTGGACAACTCTTTGTGAAACGTTTTCACATCTGTTTGGGAAACAATGATTTCCTTCTGGAGAATTTCCacctttttaaaagaaagcatTCAAAATTCAATAAGaaaatttgaacttttttttttttttttaaggatctACCGGAGTCGTTTTGAACATTTTAGGAACCTCACCTTCGACTGGAACCATTTCTCGACTTCCAGCTTGTTCTTGCTCACCACAGTTTCATACTGCTCCCTCATTTCCTCCAGGACCTTTGTCAAATCTGTAGAGTGTGCACTGTCCACCTCTACATTTACAGAGCCACTGCATTGGATGCTCAACTGGCTCATCTCCTGCaacatgcaaaacaaacaaacaaaaaacacaacaacaacaaaaagtgttTAAATCTCCAATCCATCCAGAAGTGTAAGCGCTTCCACCACCAGCAGATGGCGACACTGCACCATGGAAAGCATTGACTCACGCAATCTCTTTAGCAGTGTTTAAtaggtttgtttttctattataCGCCTTTTACCTCCTTGTGATTCGCCTTCATTTGCGCCAGCTCTGCTTTCAGATCCTCTATGCTTAGCTCCAAGTCACTGATGCCAAGAGTCAAGCTGTCGCGGACTGCTCGGAGACGGGATACGTCAGCCTCCACGGTCAAATGCAAGTTCATCTCCATGTCATATCTACAGAAGAAAAGCAGCCCTTTCAGATGCCATTATTTTCACGATTTTGATGGGGGTAACGATTGTATggtctcaaaagaaaaaaataaataataaaacaaaaactcccaAATGTAGTGggatttcttttcatatttgGTATAAAGTAATATGGGGTAGAAAGAAATACCACGGAGCAACAAAGGAATGTAAACCTACTTCATTTTAAAGTCTTCCGCTGCCAATTGAGCATTGTCAAGCTGCACGTGGATGGCCTGGTTCTCTGCAAATCTTCTTGCAATCTAATTGGAGAAAATGAATAAACTGTCTGAAATTCTGACCGCGTATAGGCTATACTCTTCATTTATTGATATTGAGCAAATTATTTTGCATTCCGCAGCAGTTCAGCTTTCTTTGGATGCCATCTATCAGTCACATAGCGTACAACGGGTTCTAACCCTTCAAATCCACACTTCAGCATTAATTGGTGTCAATAATTTTTGTGATAGTAAAACAATGGAAAGATG
Coding sequences within:
- the LOC113023762 gene encoding keratin, type I cytoskeletal 19-like, which produces MAASLTQQSSYSVKQRTYSSSSLGGWKQSSTSSVGYTPSVHGGAGGYGTRISRSNSVFSLGSVGSYGETSVVGDGKATMQDLNDRLADYLAKVRSLEAKNRQLELNIAEFCQQKSTVVTKNYGGYFSTISDLRAEIARRFAENQAIHVQLDNAQLAAEDFKMKYDMEMNLHLTVEADVSRLRAVRDSLTLGISDLELSIEDLKAELAQMKANHKEEMSQLSIQCSGSVNVEVDSAHSTDLTKVLEEMREQYETVVSKNKLEVEKWFQSKVEILQKEIIVSQTDVKTFHKELSTLKKTYQSLMISRQSAHTEITCLQENLEEVKSRYSLQLQQLQVTISTLETELQELKASLLRVQTEYNELLDIKMRLEMEIAEYRRLLEGEHYEKKEVVVISKVVEVEERKPHIEKRVKTIIEEIVDGQVVASSEATQVETVQ